In Blautia sp. SC05B48, a single genomic region encodes these proteins:
- a CDS encoding EamA family transporter translates to MTKIKDYIQLHLNILLFSLTSVFSKLASVYYNKEGLHSPLLYVFLFLMIANCGIYAIAWQQVIKKFSLSTAYANKSVYLLWSQVWAVIIFHENLSLQNIIGILIVLIGVWMVQRYE, encoded by the coding sequence ATGACAAAAATCAAAGATTATATTCAGCTTCATCTGAATATCCTGCTGTTTTCTCTTACCAGCGTTTTTTCCAAGCTTGCATCGGTTTATTATAATAAAGAAGGACTTCATAGTCCTCTTCTCTATGTATTTCTTTTTCTTATGATCGCAAACTGTGGGATCTACGCCATTGCATGGCAGCAGGTGATCAAAAAATTTTCTCTTTCCACGGCCTACGCCAACAAAAGTGTCTATCTTCTGTGGTCCCAGGTATGGGCTGTGATCATTTTTCACGAAAATCTTTCGCTTCAGAACATCATCGGCATCCTGATCGTTCTGATCGGAGTCTGGATGGTGCAGAGATATGAATAG
- a CDS encoding glycosyltransferase family 2 protein: protein MCLYSVVVPVYNSEHTLQELYTRLEKVFRETIKEEFELILVDDGSKDRSFAVMQELREKDSRVKIIQMARNFGQHPALLCGFAHTKGEFIVTMDDDLQHQPEELPKMINVMKERDDVDVIIASYEGRKHNLIRKLGTKLSVWATSKMLGKDPNLQITSYRLIRRFLVEAMLKTNTYLPQIGNLLVLSSNRIINVPVQHAARAYGKSGYSFRRLVKDLIYDITAHTAFPLLMVRNIGIASFLVSFLLGIYYLVRYFLCGISVEGWTSLMLVMLAFFGLTLLSIGIIGIYLMNILNEAKKMPHYVIRQEETD from the coding sequence ATGTGTTTATATTCAGTGGTTGTTCCTGTATACAATTCAGAACATACGCTGCAGGAACTGTACACTCGTCTGGAAAAAGTATTCCGGGAAACGATAAAAGAAGAATTTGAACTGATCCTTGTAGATGACGGGTCCAAAGACCGGTCTTTTGCGGTTATGCAAGAACTCCGGGAAAAAGATTCCCGTGTCAAGATCATCCAGATGGCAAGGAATTTCGGACAGCATCCTGCGCTTCTGTGCGGATTTGCCCACACAAAGGGAGAGTTCATAGTAACTATGGATGATGACCTTCAGCATCAGCCCGAGGAGCTCCCCAAAATGATCAATGTAATGAAGGAACGTGACGATGTGGATGTGATCATCGCAAGTTATGAAGGACGTAAGCATAATCTGATCCGGAAGCTGGGCACAAAGCTGTCTGTATGGGCAACTTCCAAAATGCTCGGCAAGGATCCGAACCTTCAGATCACCAGTTATCGACTGATACGTCGGTTTCTGGTGGAAGCCATGCTGAAAACCAATACATATCTTCCGCAGATCGGAAATCTTCTGGTTTTAAGCTCCAACCGTATCATCAATGTTCCGGTGCAGCATGCAGCACGTGCATATGGAAAGAGCGGATATTCTTTTCGCCGCCTTGTGAAGGATCTCATCTATGATATTACTGCCCATACGGCATTTCCGCTGCTTATGGTGCGAAACATCGGCATTGCCAGTTTTCTGGTAAGCTTTTTATTGGGGATCTATTATCTGGTGAGATATTTTCTGTGTGGGATCTCAGTGGAAGGCTGGACATCCCTGATGCTTGTGATGCTGGCATTTTTCGGACTGACATTGCTTTCAATCGGGATCATCGGTATTTATCTCATGAATATTCTCAATGAGGCCAAAAAGATGCCGCACTATGTGATCCGTCAGGAGGAGACAGACTGA
- a CDS encoding ATP-grasp domain-containing protein: MKHRLLILGTLGEFVQLVQKAREKGYYTIVCDGYPDGPAREFADEAFQIPVTDTEQIACLCREKEIDGIITSFSDLLLECMVKIADRAGIPCYLKPEQLPWYRDKSATRALLTELGLPTPGFRKIPIAYFKDRSKRTQLKELLEGLRYPVVSKPLDKYGSRGIYISEDLEELINGAEKTAGFSDMPEILVEEYNDGYEFNMMTWVRHGKVHVISIADREKTFVAKGEIPISTRNVYPSRLLSKVEKPATELLQTYADRTGQKDGALSMQFFWNPGEGIQVCEIAARFFGYEHELTDMVYGFNMEELLLASLYDPDKLEKMLAEHDVHKPQCCGAVIYFQGRLLTIGDQSAAVRLGEKEQVEKPWIFYQEGEKVIEHGPNPYLALYYVKTENRKEMDLLTEEFYEKMHILDPNGQEVAYHNQIPDYAPAEK; this comes from the coding sequence ATGAAACACAGATTGCTGATATTGGGAACACTGGGAGAATTTGTGCAGCTGGTGCAGAAGGCCCGCGAAAAAGGATACTACACCATTGTCTGCGACGGATATCCGGATGGTCCGGCAAGAGAATTTGCAGATGAGGCATTTCAGATCCCGGTAACAGATACGGAACAGATCGCCTGTCTCTGCCGAGAAAAAGAGATTGATGGTATCATCACATCCTTTTCCGACCTTCTTCTGGAATGTATGGTAAAGATCGCGGACCGGGCAGGAATCCCCTGTTATCTGAAACCGGAGCAGCTTCCCTGGTATCGTGATAAATCAGCGACCAGAGCACTGCTTACTGAACTGGGACTTCCCACTCCGGGCTTTCGAAAAATCCCGATCGCATATTTTAAAGACAGGTCCAAAAGAACTCAGCTGAAAGAGCTGCTTGAGGGACTTCGTTATCCGGTGGTCAGCAAGCCACTGGATAAATACGGCTCCCGCGGGATCTATATATCCGAAGATCTGGAGGAGCTGATAAACGGGGCAGAAAAAACAGCAGGATTTTCTGATATGCCGGAGATTTTGGTGGAAGAATATAACGATGGCTATGAATTCAATATGATGACCTGGGTGCGGCATGGAAAAGTCCATGTGATCAGTATTGCAGACCGTGAAAAGACATTTGTTGCCAAAGGTGAGATCCCCATCAGCACAAGAAATGTGTATCCTTCCAGATTATTGTCAAAAGTTGAAAAGCCTGCCACAGAACTTCTTCAGACATATGCGGACAGAACCGGCCAGAAAGACGGAGCCCTTTCCATGCAGTTTTTCTGGAATCCGGGAGAAGGTATCCAGGTCTGCGAGATCGCCGCACGATTTTTCGGATATGAGCATGAATTGACCGATATGGTCTATGGATTTAATATGGAAGAGCTTCTTCTTGCATCTCTCTATGATCCGGATAAACTGGAAAAAATGCTTGCAGAACACGATGTTCATAAACCACAGTGTTGTGGAGCTGTCATTTATTTTCAGGGAAGACTTCTTACCATCGGAGATCAGTCTGCGGCAGTTCGGTTGGGAGAGAAAGAACAGGTGGAAAAGCCCTGGATCTTTTATCAGGAAGGAGAGAAGGTCATTGAGCATGGTCCTAATCCGTATCTGGCATTATATTATGTAAAAACAGAGAATCGTAAGGAAATGGATCTTCTCACAGAGGAATTTTATGAGAAAATGCATATTCTGGACCCCAACGGCCAGGAGGTGGCATACCATAATCAGATCCCGGATTATGCACCGGCAGAAAAATAG
- a CDS encoding D-alanyl-D-alanine carboxypeptidase family protein, whose product MKKIKKLLAVFAAVSVALMLPLQTMAAVDLNAKYDISTNQIQGWPAGPDITSDTGILMDADTGVVLYNKGGDEQRYPASITKIMTLLVAVENSTMDEKVTFTETGVRNVTADSSNIGTKVGEVLTMEDCLHALIIQSANDVAAQIAEHIGGTEQTFIDMMNQRASEIGCTNTHFANSSGLPDDNHYSSARDMALIFREGLKNETFRTVVGTPDYIIQPTNMNSQQRILHTHHPMFAPESGFYYEGCIGGKTGTTVAAGHTLVTGVTRDNTTYIAVTMRGTELSNSCMDSTAMFNYAFENFTKTEVNGGYVFLPKGVELNSLTEKSENTNGKTETGYYFGDYLIGTASVAQATDTPVPEPTAAAEDSQEADSSEAEASTESAEEDNSKTTEKSTAGEDSSEKKSIPALRKILLMIMAAMILILIALLAALRIKEKKHHK is encoded by the coding sequence ATGAAAAAAATAAAAAAATTACTGGCAGTTTTCGCAGCAGTCAGTGTGGCACTGATGCTGCCGTTACAGACCATGGCTGCAGTGGATCTGAATGCGAAATATGACATCAGCACCAACCAGATCCAGGGATGGCCGGCAGGACCGGATATTACCTCAGATACCGGTATCCTGATGGATGCAGACACAGGAGTTGTTCTTTATAACAAGGGCGGAGATGAACAGAGATATCCGGCCAGCATTACCAAGATCATGACCTTGCTGGTGGCAGTGGAGAACTCCACCATGGATGAGAAGGTGACCTTTACAGAGACCGGGGTGCGTAATGTTACGGCAGATTCCAGTAATATCGGCACAAAGGTGGGCGAAGTCCTGACTATGGAGGATTGTCTTCATGCTCTGATCATCCAGTCTGCCAATGACGTTGCGGCACAGATCGCAGAGCATATCGGCGGGACAGAGCAGACATTTATCGATATGATGAACCAGCGCGCCAGTGAGATCGGATGTACCAATACACATTTTGCAAATTCCAGCGGACTTCCGGATGATAATCATTATTCTTCAGCACGGGATATGGCGCTGATCTTCCGAGAAGGCCTGAAAAATGAAACATTCCGTACGGTTGTGGGCACACCGGACTATATCATCCAGCCTACAAATATGAACAGCCAGCAGAGAATCCTGCATACCCATCATCCTATGTTTGCACCGGAAAGCGGATTTTACTATGAAGGCTGCATTGGCGGAAAAACCGGAACTACCGTTGCGGCAGGGCATACACTTGTCACAGGAGTGACCAGAGATAATACCACATATATTGCAGTGACCATGCGTGGAACAGAGCTTTCCAATTCCTGTATGGACAGTACAGCTATGTTCAATTACGCATTTGAGAATTTCACAAAAACAGAAGTAAATGGCGGCTATGTATTCCTTCCAAAAGGGGTGGAGCTGAATTCCCTTACCGAGAAGTCAGAGAATACCAATGGGAAAACAGAAACCGGTTACTATTTCGGAGATTATCTGATCGGTACCGCAAGTGTTGCACAGGCAACTGATACACCGGTACCGGAACCGACCGCTGCGGCAGAGGACAGCCAGGAAGCGGACAGTTCCGAAGCGGAAGCTTCCACAGAATCAGCAGAGGAAGATAACAGCAAAACAACAGAGAAGAGTACAGCCGGAGAGGACTCCAGCGAAAAAAAGAGCATTCCTGCCCTGCGTAAGATCCTTCTTATGATCATGGCAGCGATGATCCTGATCCTGATCGCCCTTCTTGCGGCTCTCAGAATAAAAGAAAAGAAACATCACAAATAA
- a CDS encoding EamA family transporter produces the protein MNRTFMLIMLAGTFFSAISQVLLKQSANMEYKNPLREYLNWRVILAYGIFFGVLLLNTWCYTKVDMKFGPVIDTAAYVFVLLFSWRILKEKISRGKIIGNLIIILGILIYTL, from the coding sequence ATGAATAGAACATTTATGCTGATCATGCTGGCCGGAACCTTTTTTTCGGCAATTTCCCAGGTACTTCTGAAGCAGAGTGCCAATATGGAATACAAAAATCCCCTCCGGGAATATCTGAACTGGCGGGTGATCCTGGCCTATGGTATCTTTTTCGGAGTGCTGCTCCTGAATACCTGGTGCTACACCAAAGTGGATATGAAATTCGGGCCGGTGATCGATACTGCCGCCTATGTTTTTGTCCTGCTGTTTTCCTGGCGGATCCTGAAAGAAAAAATTTCCCGCGGAAAGATCATCGGAAATCTGATCATCATCCTGGGAATCCTTATTTATACCTTATGA
- the rffA gene encoding dTDP-4-amino-4,6-dideoxygalactose transaminase codes for MIDFNRPAFTGKEFEYIRDAVERGMLCGDGIYTKKCSAWMEERFHVGHVMLTTSCTHALEMAAFLADIQPGDEVIMPSYTFVSTADAFVLRGARIVFVDIRPDTMNIDEKLIEQAITDKTRAIVPVHYAGVACEMDTIMEIARRHDLKVVEDAAQGVDAYYKGKALGTIGDFGCYSFHETKNYTMGEGGAILFNGEQYLEKAEILREKGTDRSKFFRGQVDKYRWMDYGSSYLPSELNAAYLYAQLEQHKKISDKRMQIYDFYNENLRFLAEEGKIQQPYVPEECTHNAHMYYIKVHDIQVRTRLLKYLREKDICSVFHYVPLHSAPAGKKFGRFSGEDVYTTKESERLMRLPMFYNLDMEDAKRVVDAIASFDGF; via the coding sequence ATGATTGATTTTAACAGACCTGCGTTTACAGGTAAGGAATTTGAGTACATCCGTGACGCAGTAGAACGAGGAATGCTCTGCGGCGACGGGATCTACACGAAGAAATGTTCTGCATGGATGGAAGAGCGCTTTCATGTGGGCCATGTGATGCTGACAACCTCCTGTACCCATGCACTGGAGATGGCTGCTTTTCTGGCAGATATCCAGCCTGGCGATGAGGTGATCATGCCGTCTTATACTTTTGTATCAACGGCAGATGCATTTGTGCTGCGCGGTGCAAGGATCGTATTTGTGGATATCAGACCGGATACCATGAATATTGACGAGAAGCTGATCGAACAGGCGATCACAGATAAGACCCGTGCGATCGTTCCGGTCCATTATGCAGGAGTAGCCTGCGAGATGGACACGATCATGGAGATTGCCAGAAGGCATGATCTGAAGGTAGTGGAAGACGCGGCCCAGGGTGTGGATGCCTACTATAAGGGAAAAGCCCTTGGTACCATTGGAGATTTTGGCTGCTACAGCTTCCATGAGACTAAGAACTATACCATGGGAGAGGGCGGTGCGATCCTGTTCAACGGGGAGCAATACCTGGAGAAGGCAGAGATCCTGAGAGAAAAAGGAACGGACCGCAGTAAGTTTTTCCGTGGTCAGGTAGATAAATACCGCTGGATGGATTATGGATCATCCTATCTTCCGAGCGAATTGAATGCGGCATATCTTTATGCCCAGCTGGAGCAGCATAAGAAGATCAGCGATAAGCGGATGCAGATCTATGATTTTTACAATGAGAACCTCAGGTTTCTGGCGGAGGAAGGAAAGATCCAGCAGCCTTATGTACCGGAAGAATGCACACATAATGCACATATGTACTACATTAAGGTACATGATATCCAGGTACGCACAAGGCTTCTGAAATATCTCCGCGAAAAGGATATCTGCAGTGTGTTCCATTATGTACCCCTTCATTCCGCACCGGCAGGAAAAAAATTCGGAAGATTTTCCGGAGAAGATGTTTATACTACAAAAGAAAGCGAGCGTCTTATGCGACTGCCCATGTTCTATAATCTGGATATGGAGGATGCGAAGAGAGTTGTGGATGCGATTGCTTCCTTTGATGGGTTTTGA